The Bacteroides ovatus genomic interval ATCTTGTGCAAGAATTGCTGGATAAGTCTGTTGAAGGGTTGGAGCCTTTGAAAGTAACTTTCTCTAAAGCTGGCGGAGAACTTGTAGAAGCTGCAATAGATACAGATAATTTGACGGATAAGAGTATTCCACTCACTGTACCTGCTTCGTTGGAAGCCGGAGATTATACAATTACTGTCATTACTCCGTTTGAAACTATCGGGACACAGTTGAAATATACGGTATTACCGATGCCGACAGTAACAGGCATTTCAACGAAAGCCGGATATATTAATGCGGAAGTAACGATCATTGGTCAGAACTTTGGTACGAAAGCTGAAAATATTCAGGTCTTTTTCGGAGAAACAGTTTGTGATAAAGTGACACTGAATGATAAAGGTAATATCGTAGTGAATGTTCCTAAAGGAGCTTCATCTGAAGCTCCGGTGAAGATTAAACTGATTATTCAGGGTAAGGAAATAGAGATGGGCGAATCAGGCACATTTGAGGTTTGGGAAACTCCGGAAATCACTTCTATTGAAACACCGTATATTTATCCTTATGGTACATTAGTAAAAGCCGGACAGGAAATAACATTTACAGGAAAAGGTTTTGGAACGGATAAGAATTCTGTTACAGTTACTTTTGAGGGAATATCCGTACCCGTTACGGTTAAAGAGATTACTACGACTTCTATTACTGTAACGGTTCCGCAAGGTTTCAATGGTGGAAAAGTAACAATGGTGTTTGAAGGTATTGCACAACCCGTAGAGAGTGATATATTGCGACCTCTGCCGACGGATGGAGATATTTCTCAATATGTACTCATGAACTATAAACAGCCTTTTGAATATGTAAAAGAAGGTGGAGATAAAGGATTCCATAAAAAAGGAGAGTGGGCAAAAGCTGCTTATTGGATAGTTCAGAACTCTAACTTGACTGCTGGTGAAGGAGGTGCTGCTGTTGATTTGGCATTTAAAACGAAATATGGTGATGGAAGTGATGCAGGTTTGGCTTTACAAACAGATTGGGGATTTGACAATCCTAAAAATGATGGTAAGGTATATCAGACTTCTCATCTTCAAAAAGGAAAATATAAGTTGACGGCACATGTTTATGAATATGACGGCAGAGGTTTTATCGGTTATGTTGCGGTTTGTAAAGGTAATGAGATGGCAAATACGAGTGATATACCAAGTAAGAGTCTGGCAAACGCTTCTATTTCGGGTACGGGTGATGTAGTAGTTGATATTCTTGTTGAAGAGCCTACCGATGTTGTCATTGGTTTTGTATGTACGATTACAGTAAAACAAGGACGGGCTAAGATAGATAATTTCAAATTAGAGTTAGTAGAGCAATAAACTATAATTGGGTGCACCGTAATCAATGGTAGATATGGTGTACCATTAAACCAAAAATATGATGAAAAAGATATATTATATAACCGCAGTATTTGCTACCCTGTTTTTGGTAGGATGTGGGGACGGCATTGACCTTCCGGGTGTCAATGTGGAAACTGATTTGAATAAAATTCCTCTTCCTGATAATAATGTAAATTTGGAACAGGTTGAACTTAAACCGTCAACGGAACCCATGTTGCATGAAGGGTTGCATACGGAGGAAGACTTCCAGCGTATC includes:
- a CDS encoding IPT/TIG domain-containing protein, with the protein product MKKIYNYLFPVFLSLFALAACDEDNEEIVPMSYTDPVATVTKIDPVEGYVGNEFTVSGSDFGIITEDVKVFIGSQEAVVVSCADDAILAKVPESATNGKITVEVFGQRVETDLVYRVLGKPGVSVVKPSYGFPGASIVFEGQEFVSSKTLYTLTFGTSTDKAEIVGTPTDTEFTAKIPETAVSGVMILIMAEQTIDLASYPFTVLKHATLDTPKEDEPVPSGFAGSKFAITGTNLVQELLDKSVEGLEPLKVTFSKAGGELVEAAIDTDNLTDKSIPLTVPASLEAGDYTITVITPFETIGTQLKYTVLPMPTVTGISTKAGYINAEVTIIGQNFGTKAENIQVFFGETVCDKVTLNDKGNIVVNVPKGASSEAPVKIKLIIQGKEIEMGESGTFEVWETPEITSIETPYIYPYGTLVKAGQEITFTGKGFGTDKNSVTVTFEGISVPVTVKEITTTSITVTVPQGFNGGKVTMVFEGIAQPVESDILRPLPTDGDISQYVLMNYKQPFEYVKEGGDKGFHKKGEWAKAAYWIVQNSNLTAGEGGAAVDLAFKTKYGDGSDAGLALQTDWGFDNPKNDGKVYQTSHLQKGKYKLTAHVYEYDGRGFIGYVAVCKGNEMANTSDIPSKSLANASISGTGDVVVDILVEEPTDVVIGFVCTITVKQGRAKIDNFKLELVEQ